One window of Vicinamibacteria bacterium genomic DNA carries:
- a CDS encoding TadE/TadG family type IV pilus assembly protein, translating into MRTRSREIRSGERGVAVVESALTLLTFFVMLFGLMEGARFLSVQQMISNAAREGARLAVLPLAGTSTMPTDAEIQARVQTYLDAAAISGATVTVQRPILIPTTGVMGEYTRVRVTLNYQPISLAMFSNLSVTLSGESLMRDETSP; encoded by the coding sequence ATGAGAACGAGATCGAGAGAAATTCGAAGCGGAGAACGCGGGGTCGCGGTCGTGGAATCCGCCCTCACGCTTCTGACCTTCTTCGTAATGTTGTTCGGACTCATGGAAGGCGCGCGCTTTCTCAGCGTTCAGCAGATGATCAGCAACGCGGCTCGAGAAGGCGCACGGCTCGCGGTGCTCCCCTTGGCGGGCACCAGCACGATGCCGACCGATGCGGAGATTCAGGCACGCGTTCAGACCTACCTGGACGCTGCGGCGATCAGCGGGGCGACCGTGACCGTCCAGCGCCCGATCCTGATTCCCACGACGGGAGTCATGGGTGAGTACACCCGAGTTCGCGTGACCTTGAACTATCAACCGATATCGCTGGCGATGTTCAGCAATCTTTCCGTCACCCTGAGCGGTGAATCCTTGATGCGCGATGAA
- a CDS encoding prepilin peptidase yields MPTTVIMLSAVAAGYCDVRWRRIPNWLVAATIALCLASHGLINGVSGLRMSAAGLVLGIVLLFPLFLLRGMGAGDVKYFGAIGAGVTYQHVFTVLVISLVISGLMSLYKILKLRRIRESLSNIQDLINQFRHGHLKPHPVVGIDNEQALLVPFTLASALSTWLVILFVP; encoded by the coding sequence ATGCCAACCACAGTGATCATGCTCAGTGCCGTCGCCGCCGGGTATTGCGACGTCCGCTGGAGACGGATACCCAATTGGCTGGTGGCGGCAACCATCGCTCTTTGTCTCGCTTCTCACGGTTTGATAAACGGTGTATCGGGCCTTCGCATGAGCGCCGCCGGGCTGGTGCTCGGTATCGTGTTGTTGTTTCCGCTTTTCCTCCTTCGAGGTATGGGAGCGGGCGACGTCAAGTACTTCGGGGCGATCGGCGCGGGCGTCACTTACCAGCATGTTTTCACGGTGCTGGTGATCTCCCTCGTCATCTCCGGTCTCATGTCTCTGTACAAAATTCTGAAGCTGCGCCGCATTCGCGAAAGCCTTTCGAACATCCAGGACTTGATCAACCAGTTCCGTCACGGTCATTTGAAGCCCCATCCCGTGGTGGGGATCGACAACGAACAGGCCCTGCTCGTTCCGTTCACCCTCGCGAGCGCGCTCTCCACCTGGCTCGTCATTCTTTTCGTCCCATGA
- a CDS encoding Flp family type IVb pilin: MIQMNGLIQQMVRFLREEDGPTAVEYALMLVLVALAVALALPNISQAVIAIFTAMANALAVP; the protein is encoded by the coding sequence ATGATTCAGATGAACGGGTTGATTCAGCAAATGGTTCGCTTCTTGAGAGAAGAGGACGGACCGACGGCCGTGGAGTACGCGCTCATGCTCGTGCTCGTGGCTCTCGCGGTCGCGCTCGCGCTGCCGAACATTTCGCAAGCGGTCATTGCCATCTTTACCGCCATGGCGAACGCGCTCGCGGTTCCGTAA